From the genome of Geobacter sp. SVR, one region includes:
- the ppk1 gene encoding polyphosphate kinase 1 → MAAAPPKLEKIKHVKAKGKSKAAKAKPKTHAVKPAKAGDRGARTRSVKAVALEPGNAPTVEPPSGGAEVDLSDSRWYLNRELTWLSFNQRVLYEAEDTRTPLLERVKFIAIVSANLDEFFMKRIGGLKQQIGAGMRELTLDGRTPRQQVVECHAAVRKLEAHKHALFLQVAQLLEEKNIIIEQYRDLLPKEKKLLREHYYTNIFPLLTPQSIDPAHPFPFISNLSLNLLVTLRYPKAKETSLARIKVPVGLGTPRLLRVGKGDHFVLLEDVMMNNLDMLFPGMEILACELFRVTRNANTEKDEEQADDLMAMIESELKERKFAPIVRLEIGSGMDPVHRGRLAAELELDEVSDVFEVPGMLAMRDLFELARLDYPRLHDPPYHPVDHPLLQSQRNIFHVIRDAGAILLQHPYESFSTSVERFLREAATDPKVRGIKMTLYRTSAQSRIIDALVLAAQNGKQVAVVVELKARFDEAANIRLAERMEEAGIHVTYGVVGFKTHCKLIMVVRQDYTGLQRYVHIGTGNYHAETARIYSDVGLLTCDGTIGQDVTELFNYLTTGFMAKRHYTKLYPAPRFLKKALLARIEREMSVPAEQGGGHIQFKMNALEDGDIVRALYRASMAGVRIDLVVRDTCRLIPGIPGLSDTIRVISVVGRFLEHARIYYFRNGGAEEYFVASADAMKRNLEARVEILCPVELPELTRELRAIFDTHLDDRRSAWDMQSDGSYIQRIPVDEAAAEGTHRMMIVRTAKRLKDSMKQKKKAKLKI, encoded by the coding sequence ATGGCCGCAGCACCCCCCAAGCTGGAAAAGATCAAGCACGTAAAAGCGAAGGGCAAATCGAAGGCCGCCAAGGCCAAGCCGAAGACGCATGCGGTCAAGCCTGCCAAAGCCGGAGACAGAGGGGCCAGAACCAGGTCCGTAAAGGCGGTGGCCCTTGAACCCGGGAATGCGCCGACTGTTGAGCCTCCGTCGGGAGGAGCCGAGGTCGATCTGTCCGACAGCAGGTGGTATCTGAACCGCGAATTGACCTGGCTGTCATTCAACCAGCGCGTGCTGTACGAGGCTGAGGACACGCGGACGCCGCTTCTGGAGCGGGTCAAGTTCATTGCCATCGTGAGTGCCAATCTGGACGAGTTCTTCATGAAGCGTATCGGCGGTCTGAAACAGCAGATCGGCGCCGGTATGCGCGAGCTGACCCTTGACGGCCGCACTCCCCGCCAGCAGGTCGTCGAGTGCCATGCCGCAGTGCGCAAGCTGGAGGCGCACAAGCATGCGCTCTTTTTGCAGGTGGCGCAGCTTCTGGAAGAAAAGAACATCATCATCGAGCAGTATCGGGATCTGCTGCCCAAGGAAAAAAAGCTGCTGCGCGAGCACTACTATACCAATATCTTTCCTCTTCTGACCCCGCAGTCCATCGATCCGGCCCATCCGTTCCCGTTCATCTCCAATCTGTCGCTCAACCTGCTGGTGACGCTGCGCTACCCCAAGGCCAAGGAGACCTCCCTGGCGCGGATCAAGGTGCCGGTCGGGCTCGGCACGCCGCGCCTCCTGCGGGTAGGCAAGGGGGATCATTTCGTCCTGCTGGAGGACGTGATGATGAACAATCTGGACATGCTCTTTCCGGGCATGGAGATCCTGGCCTGCGAGCTGTTCCGCGTCACCCGCAACGCCAACACCGAAAAAGACGAGGAACAGGCCGACGACCTGATGGCCATGATCGAGTCGGAGCTGAAGGAGCGCAAGTTTGCGCCGATCGTCCGGCTGGAGATCGGCTCTGGAATGGATCCGGTACACCGGGGGCGTCTGGCCGCGGAACTGGAGCTGGACGAGGTGAGCGACGTATTCGAGGTGCCGGGCATGCTGGCCATGCGCGACCTGTTCGAACTGGCGCGGCTCGATTACCCCCGGCTGCACGATCCCCCCTATCACCCTGTCGATCATCCGCTGCTGCAATCCCAGCGCAACATATTCCACGTCATCCGCGACGCCGGCGCTATCCTGCTGCAGCATCCCTACGAATCGTTCTCCACCTCGGTGGAGCGTTTTCTGCGAGAAGCCGCAACAGATCCCAAGGTGCGCGGCATCAAGATGACTCTGTACCGCACCTCGGCCCAGAGCCGGATCATCGATGCGCTGGTGCTGGCCGCCCAGAACGGCAAGCAGGTGGCGGTGGTGGTGGAACTGAAGGCGCGCTTCGACGAAGCGGCCAATATCCGGCTGGCGGAACGCATGGAAGAGGCCGGCATTCATGTCACCTATGGCGTGGTCGGGTTCAAGACCCATTGCAAGCTGATCATGGTGGTGCGCCAGGATTACACTGGGCTGCAACGCTACGTGCACATCGGCACCGGCAACTACCACGCCGAAACAGCCCGCATCTACAGCGACGTGGGCCTCTTGACCTGCGACGGGACCATTGGGCAGGATGTGACCGAACTGTTCAACTATCTCACCACCGGTTTCATGGCCAAGCGCCATTACACCAAGCTCTATCCGGCCCCGCGCTTTCTGAAAAAGGCGCTGCTGGCGCGGATCGAGCGGGAAATGAGCGTGCCTGCCGAACAGGGGGGAGGGCACATCCAGTTCAAGATGAACGCCCTGGAAGATGGCGACATAGTCAGAGCCCTGTACCGCGCCTCCATGGCAGGGGTCAGAATCGATCTGGTGGTGCGCGACACCTGCCGGCTGATCCCGGGCATTCCCGGCCTTTCGGACACTATCCGGGTGATCAGCGTGGTGGGCCGGTTTCTTGAACATGCCCGGATATACTACTTCAGGAACGGAGGGGCAGAAGAGTATTTCGTCGCCTCGGCAGACGCCATGAAACGTAATCTGGAGGCGCGGGTGGAGATCCTCTGCCCGGTGGAGTTGCCAGAACTTACCCGCGAGCTGCGGGCCATATTCGATACCCACCTGGACGATCGGCGCTCTGCCTGGGACATGCAGTCAGACGGCAGCTATATCCAGAGGATACCGGTGGACGAGGCAGCAGCCGAAGGAACCCACCGCATGATGATCGTCCGGACCGCCAAGCGTCTCAAGGATTCGATGAAGCAGAAAAAGAAAGCGAAGCTCAAGATCTGA
- a CDS encoding AAA family ATPase, whose translation MAKKVFIAAVGQDSGKTTTSLCLLHLARQKYTRIGYIKPFGAKSVTYRGMVVDKDVALMSEVFDLSRDLELMSPVVVLPETTHQMVDGLVSPDDLQERIVKACAELEKRCDFIVIEGSGHPGVGSIMQLSNARIAQLLDAPVLLVTGGGLGSVVDELALILALFEKEGVDVRAILVNKMIAEKRSRTLDYLQRALKSGPLRVIGGFNYHPVLANPTLSRISRLLDLPLHGNRQELHRIIHRVQVGAASTHRVAELLQSPSLLIVNSSRDQLLVTMAHLYRMPQYHDRIVGLVISGSVPISPITQQILDDSNVPYIRAENQVSAELYRKITRDVSKITADDREKLELIWKLSGSEFDFERLDDLFSLPGEAVAAGVVVPQEQERGCTTFGNHSLQCVVVGCLVRNAANEVLLIRNHKRGWEIPQGRIEEGEDLVEGLRREVREESGVEIEPGALAAVWSKLSPPAALIFTFQGRYLNGDLAPTGDSAEACWLTEAEALERVDNPVMQDRLKALLEYDGTAVYRAYTTRPYHIRAEWKLGDRPPL comes from the coding sequence ATGGCCAAGAAAGTATTCATCGCCGCGGTTGGGCAGGACAGCGGAAAAACCACCACCAGTCTCTGTTTGCTGCACCTGGCCCGCCAGAAGTACACGCGGATCGGATACATCAAGCCCTTTGGCGCCAAATCGGTCACCTACCGCGGCATGGTGGTGGACAAGGATGTTGCGCTGATGTCGGAGGTGTTCGACCTGTCCCGGGACCTGGAACTGATGTCGCCGGTGGTGGTCCTGCCGGAGACGACCCATCAGATGGTCGACGGGCTGGTTTCTCCCGACGATCTGCAGGAAAGAATCGTGAAGGCTTGCGCCGAGCTGGAGAAACGCTGCGATTTCATTGTCATCGAAGGCTCCGGTCATCCCGGGGTCGGCTCGATCATGCAGCTCTCCAATGCGCGGATCGCGCAGCTCCTGGATGCCCCGGTGCTGCTGGTGACCGGCGGCGGACTGGGGAGCGTGGTCGACGAACTGGCCCTGATCCTGGCGCTGTTCGAGAAGGAAGGGGTCGATGTGCGGGCGATCCTGGTCAACAAGATGATCGCCGAGAAGCGGTCGCGGACGCTCGATTATCTGCAACGGGCCCTGAAAAGCGGACCTTTGCGGGTAATCGGGGGATTCAATTATCACCCGGTGCTGGCCAATCCCACCCTGAGCCGCATATCCCGGCTGCTGGACCTGCCGCTGCACGGCAACCGGCAGGAATTGCACCGGATAATTCACCGGGTGCAGGTGGGGGCCGCATCGACCCATCGCGTGGCGGAACTCCTGCAGTCGCCGTCGCTGCTGATCGTCAACAGCAGCAGGGATCAACTGTTGGTGACCATGGCGCATCTCTACCGCATGCCTCAGTATCACGACAGGATCGTCGGGCTGGTGATCTCCGGTTCGGTGCCGATCAGCCCCATCACCCAGCAGATCCTCGATGACAGCAATGTCCCCTATATCCGCGCCGAAAATCAGGTTTCCGCAGAACTGTACCGCAAGATCACCCGGGATGTCTCCAAAATCACTGCCGATGACAGGGAGAAGCTGGAGCTGATCTGGAAACTGTCGGGAAGCGAGTTCGATTTCGAGCGGCTCGACGACCTGTTTTCGCTTCCGGGGGAGGCGGTGGCAGCAGGGGTGGTTGTACCCCAGGAGCAGGAAAGGGGATGCACCACCTTTGGCAATCATTCGCTGCAGTGCGTGGTGGTCGGCTGCCTGGTGCGCAATGCCGCCAACGAGGTACTGCTGATCAGGAACCACAAGCGCGGATGGGAGATTCCGCAGGGGCGGATCGAAGAGGGGGAGGATCTGGTGGAGGGACTGCGCCGCGAGGTACGCGAGGAATCGGGCGTGGAGATCGAGCCGGGCGCACTGGCGGCGGTGTGGTCCAAGCTTTCACCCCCTGCGGCGCTGATCTTCACGTTTCAGGGGCGCTACCTGAACGGAGATCTGGCGCCGACCGGCGACAGCGCCGAGGCCTGCTGGCTGACCGAAGCCGAGGCACTGGAGAGGGTCGATAATCCGGTAATGCAGGACCGCCTCAAGGCGCTGCTGGAATATGACGGTACCGCGGTGTATCGAGCCTATACCACCAGGCCCTACCATATCCGGGCCGAATGGAAACTGGGGGACCGGCCTCCGTTGTAG
- the aroC gene encoding chorismate synthase — protein sequence MLRYLTAGESHGPQLTAIIEGMPSGIPLEAETINRELARRQMGYGRGGRMQIERDTVEILSGVRWGRTLASPLTLVVKNRDWENWSLKMSPSSEHRDDSLAVTRPRPGHADLSGALKYDHDDVRNILERSSARETAVRVAVGAAAKALLQPFGIRVGGIVSEVGGVSAPRPDLPPAELWERAAASEMFCCDAAAEQEMKRAIDAAKACGDTLGGVVEVQVIGVPPGLGSYVQWDRKLDARLAMALMSIQAIKGVEVGMGFGTAHIPGSLVHDELFRDAGRLEQGAATAYYRTTNNAGGIEGGMSNGEPIVLRAAMKPIPTLYKPLRSVDMRTHEAFEAAVERSDTCAVPAALVVAEAVVAIEIANAFLEKFGGDSLGEIEHNYAGYLERIRMA from the coding sequence ATGCTGCGCTACCTGACCGCCGGTGAGTCCCACGGCCCCCAACTGACCGCCATCATAGAAGGGATGCCGTCCGGCATTCCGCTCGAAGCCGAAACCATCAACCGCGAATTGGCCCGCCGCCAGATGGGCTACGGCCGCGGCGGCCGTATGCAGATCGAGCGGGATACCGTCGAGATCCTGTCCGGCGTGCGCTGGGGACGAACGCTGGCTTCTCCGCTGACCCTGGTGGTGAAAAACCGCGACTGGGAGAACTGGTCCCTGAAGATGTCGCCGTCGTCCGAGCACCGTGACGATTCCCTGGCAGTGACCAGGCCGCGCCCGGGCCATGCCGATCTGAGCGGGGCCCTGAAGTATGACCATGACGACGTGCGCAACATCCTGGAGCGCTCCAGTGCCCGCGAAACCGCCGTGCGTGTTGCGGTCGGTGCTGCGGCCAAGGCGCTGCTGCAGCCGTTCGGCATTCGGGTGGGGGGGATCGTCAGCGAGGTTGGCGGGGTGTCTGCGCCGCGGCCCGATCTGCCTCCGGCAGAGCTCTGGGAGCGCGCTGCCGCTTCGGAGATGTTCTGCTGCGATGCGGCTGCCGAACAGGAGATGAAGAGGGCCATCGATGCCGCCAAAGCCTGCGGCGATACCCTGGGTGGAGTGGTGGAGGTGCAGGTCATCGGCGTACCGCCGGGGCTCGGCAGTTATGTCCAGTGGGATCGCAAGCTCGATGCCCGGCTGGCCATGGCGCTGATGAGCATCCAGGCCATCAAGGGGGTCGAGGTGGGTATGGGATTCGGCACCGCTCACATTCCCGGGTCGCTGGTGCATGACGAACTGTTCCGCGATGCCGGCCGGCTGGAGCAGGGGGCTGCCACTGCTTACTATCGCACCACCAATAATGCCGGGGGTATCGAAGGGGGGATGTCCAACGGCGAGCCGATCGTGCTGCGGGCTGCCATGAAGCCGATCCCTACCCTGTACAAACCGCTCCGTTCCGTTGACATGCGTACCCACGAGGCCTTCGAGGCAGCGGTGGAACGTTCCGATACCTGCGCCGTACCGGCCGCTCTGGTGGTAGCCGAGGCGGTGGTTGCCATCGAGATCGCCAATGCTTTTCTGGAAAAGTTTGGGGGAGACTCGCTGGGGGAAATCGAGCATAATTACGCCGGCTATCTGGAACGGATACGCATGGCCTGA